A genomic region of Alistipes megaguti contains the following coding sequences:
- a CDS encoding immunity 17 family protein gives MSQTSNYPNELLSGIMPENPHYGYLIAAAVLLFWLIGVICGWKWTYSRPGSYRGNFLLDLLGPKTYRLVLGVFLVVMLALVLYLFVRTE, from the coding sequence ATGAGCCAGACATCAAATTACCCGAATGAGTTGCTCTCGGGTATTATGCCCGAGAATCCTCACTATGGCTATCTGATAGCCGCTGCCGTGTTGCTATTCTGGCTCATTGGTGTTATCTGTGGTTGGAAATGGACCTACTCACGACCAGGTAGTTACAGGGGTAATTTCTTGTTGGATCTATTGGGCCCGAAAACCTATCGTCTGGTACTTGGAGTATTCCTTGTTGTGATGCTTGCACTTGTCCTTTATCTTTTCGTGCGTACTGAATAA
- a CDS encoding 2-oxoacid:ferredoxin oxidoreductase subunit beta — translation MADFKYTPADFKSDQEVRWCPGCGDHAILNAVQRALPEVADALDTPHNLFTFVSGIGCSSRFIYYMKTYGFHSVHGRANAVATGVKVANPRLSVWVATGDGDSLAIGGNHFIHAIRRNVDLNVILFNNEIYGLTKGQYSPTSKLGKITKTSPYGTVEKPFNPGELVIGAKGTFFARTVDMEVQLTKECLVEAAKHKGMSVVEALQNCVIFNDKTHAAYAGDKATRAEHTVVLRHGEKMLFGANKEKGLVFENMKLKVVTVGQDGYTLDDILTHDAHERDTTLHMMLAAMKYPDYPVALGVIRAVEDDTVYDRAVERQVEEVKASSKIHCVDDLLHSGATWEVK, via the coding sequence ATGGCAGACTTCAAATATACCCCCGCCGATTTCAAAAGCGACCAGGAGGTACGCTGGTGCCCGGGATGCGGCGACCACGCCATTCTGAATGCCGTACAGCGCGCCCTGCCCGAGGTGGCGGACGCCCTCGATACGCCCCACAACCTCTTCACCTTCGTCTCGGGCATTGGATGCTCGTCGCGCTTCATCTACTACATGAAGACCTACGGCTTCCACTCCGTACACGGACGCGCCAATGCCGTGGCAACGGGCGTCAAGGTGGCCAACCCGCGGCTGTCGGTCTGGGTGGCCACGGGCGACGGCGACTCGCTGGCCATCGGCGGCAACCACTTCATCCACGCCATCCGGCGCAACGTCGACCTGAACGTCATCCTCTTCAACAACGAGATCTACGGCCTGACCAAGGGCCAGTACTCCCCCACCTCGAAGCTGGGCAAGATCACGAAGACCTCGCCCTACGGAACGGTCGAGAAGCCCTTCAACCCGGGCGAACTGGTCATCGGGGCCAAGGGCACGTTCTTCGCCCGCACGGTCGACATGGAGGTCCAGCTCACGAAGGAGTGCCTGGTCGAGGCGGCCAAGCACAAGGGCATGTCGGTGGTCGAGGCGCTGCAGAACTGCGTGATCTTCAACGACAAGACCCACGCCGCCTACGCCGGTGACAAGGCCACGCGCGCCGAACATACGGTCGTGCTGCGCCACGGCGAGAAGATGCTCTTCGGCGCCAACAAGGAGAAGGGTCTGGTCTTCGAGAACATGAAGCTGAAGGTCGTTACGGTGGGCCAGGACGGCTACACGCTGGACGACATCCTGACGCACGACGCCCACGAGCGCGACACGACGCTGCACATGATGCTGGCGGCGATGAAATACCCGGACTACCCGGTGGCGCTGGGCGTGATCCGCGCCGTGGAGGACGACACGGTCTACGACCGGGCCGTGGAGCGTCAGGTCGAGGAGGTCAAGGCCTCGAGCAAGATCCACTGTGTCGACGATCTGCTGCACTCGGGAGCCACCTGGGAGGTGAAATAG
- a CDS encoding gluconate 5-dehydrogenase: MVNFSLEGKVALVTGASYGIGFAIATAFARQGAKIVFNDIKQELVDKGLASYKAEGVDAKGYVCDVTNEEQVNAMVAQIEKEVGVIDILVNNAGIIKRIPMVEMSAKDFRQVIDIDLNGPFIVSKAVIPSMIKKGHGKIINICSMMSELGRETVSAYAAAKGGLKMLTRNIASEYGEYNIQCNGIGPGYIATPQTAPLRERQPDGSRHPFDAFIVAKTPAARWGTTEDLMGPAVFLASEASDFVNGHILYVDGGILAYIGKQPK; the protein is encoded by the coding sequence ATGGTAAACTTTTCATTGGAAGGTAAGGTAGCACTCGTAACGGGTGCCTCTTACGGAATCGGCTTCGCCATCGCTACGGCCTTCGCCCGCCAGGGCGCCAAGATCGTCTTCAACGACATCAAACAGGAGCTCGTCGACAAGGGCCTCGCCTCGTACAAGGCTGAAGGCGTCGACGCCAAGGGCTATGTCTGCGACGTGACCAACGAGGAGCAGGTCAATGCCATGGTTGCCCAGATCGAAAAGGAGGTCGGCGTCATTGACATTCTGGTCAACAACGCCGGCATCATCAAGCGCATCCCGATGGTCGAGATGAGTGCCAAGGATTTCCGCCAGGTAATCGACATCGACCTCAACGGTCCGTTCATCGTATCGAAGGCCGTCATCCCCTCGATGATCAAGAAGGGCCACGGCAAGATCATCAACATCTGCTCGATGATGTCGGAGCTCGGCCGTGAGACCGTATCGGCCTACGCCGCAGCCAAGGGCGGCCTGAAGATGCTGACCCGCAACATCGCTTCGGAGTACGGCGAATACAACATCCAGTGCAACGGTATCGGCCCGGGCTATATCGCCACCCCGCAGACCGCACCGCTGCGCGAGCGTCAGCCGGACGGTTCGCGTCATCCGTTCGACGCCTTCATCGTTGCCAAGACGCCGGCAGCCCGCTGGGGTACGACCGAGGACCTGATGGGTCCGGCCGTCTTCCTGGCATCGGAGGCTTCGGACTTCGTCAACGGTCACATTCTCTACGTCGACGGCGGTATTCTGGCCTACATCGGCAAGCAGCCCAAATAA
- the kduI gene encoding 5-dehydro-4-deoxy-D-glucuronate isomerase, which produces MKTNYEIRYAAHPEDAKHYDTARLRRDFLIEKVFAADEVNMVYSMYDRMIVGGAMPVNETLKLEAIDPLKAPYFLTRREMGIFNVGGPGVVKAGDATFELNYKEALYLGRGDREVTFTSKDPKNPAKFYFNSTTAHCAYPDKKVTKENAVVAHMGSLEGSNDRNINKMIVSQVLPTCQLQMGMTELLPGSVWNTMPAHVHSRRMEAYFYFEVPEEHAVCHLMGQIDETRHIWMKGEQAVLSPEWSIHSAAATHNYTFIWGMGGENLDYGDQDFSKITDLK; this is translated from the coding sequence ATGAAAACCAATTACGAAATCCGCTATGCAGCGCATCCCGAAGATGCCAAGCATTACGACACGGCCCGTCTGCGCCGCGACTTTCTGATCGAAAAGGTCTTCGCAGCCGACGAAGTCAACATGGTCTACTCGATGTACGACCGCATGATCGTGGGCGGCGCCATGCCCGTCAACGAGACCCTCAAGCTCGAGGCCATCGATCCGCTGAAGGCCCCCTACTTCCTGACGCGCCGCGAAATGGGTATCTTCAACGTCGGAGGCCCCGGCGTGGTGAAGGCCGGCGACGCCACCTTTGAACTCAACTACAAGGAGGCCCTCTACCTGGGCCGCGGCGACCGTGAGGTCACCTTCACGAGCAAGGATCCCAAGAATCCCGCCAAGTTCTACTTCAACTCGACGACCGCCCACTGCGCCTACCCCGACAAGAAGGTCACCAAGGAGAACGCCGTCGTGGCCCACATGGGTTCGCTCGAAGGTTCGAACGACCGCAACATCAACAAGATGATCGTCAGCCAGGTGCTCCCCACCTGCCAGCTGCAGATGGGTATGACCGAACTGCTTCCGGGCAGCGTCTGGAACACCATGCCGGCCCACGTACACTCGCGCCGCATGGAGGCCTACTTCTACTTCGAGGTGCCCGAGGAGCACGCCGTCTGCCACCTGATGGGCCAGATCGACGAGACGCGCCACATCTGGATGAAGGGCGAGCAGGCCGTACTGTCGCCCGAGTGGTCGATCCACAGCGCCGCCGCCACCCACAACTACACCTTCATCTGGGGTATGGGCGGTGAGAACCTCGACTACGGCGATCAGGACTTCTCGAAGATCACCGACCTCAAATAA
- a CDS encoding carbohydrate kinase, translated as MKNECIIGLGEVLWDMLPEGCKIGGAPANFAWHMAQFGYDARAVSAVGKDADGEAILGNFAERGLKAELAQVDYPTGRVEVTLDAEGIPQYRILTDVAWDHIPCTEALRTMARTARCICFGSLAQRSEESRRTITTLLDEAPREALRVFDINLRQQFYSREVVTESLRRCNVLKINDEEAVIVARMLGIASEDICEIAERLRVDYGLRATILTCGSRGSHVFYDGGRSDLTTPKVKVADTVGAGDSFTAGFCAAWLHGCDIATAHARGVAVSAYVCTCEGATPHLPEELTRFE; from the coding sequence ATGAAAAACGAATGCATCATCGGATTGGGCGAGGTGCTTTGGGACATGCTACCCGAAGGATGCAAGATCGGCGGCGCCCCGGCCAACTTTGCCTGGCACATGGCGCAGTTCGGCTACGATGCCCGGGCCGTCAGCGCCGTAGGCAAGGATGCGGACGGCGAAGCCATTCTCGGCAACTTTGCCGAGCGGGGACTGAAGGCCGAACTGGCACAGGTGGACTACCCTACGGGACGCGTGGAGGTGACGCTCGACGCGGAGGGAATCCCGCAATACCGGATTCTCACCGACGTGGCGTGGGACCACATCCCCTGCACCGAGGCGCTCCGCACGATGGCCCGTACGGCGCGCTGCATCTGCTTCGGGTCGCTGGCCCAGCGCAGCGAGGAGTCGCGGCGGACGATCACGACGCTGCTTGACGAGGCACCGCGCGAGGCGCTCCGGGTCTTCGACATCAACCTGCGCCAGCAGTTCTACTCGCGGGAGGTGGTCACGGAGTCACTGCGCCGGTGCAACGTACTGAAGATAAACGACGAGGAGGCCGTCATCGTCGCACGGATGCTGGGCATCGCCTCGGAGGATATCTGCGAGATCGCCGAACGGCTGCGCGTCGATTACGGTCTGCGGGCCACAATTCTCACCTGCGGCAGCCGTGGCAGCCACGTCTTCTACGACGGAGGGCGTTCGGATCTCACAACGCCGAAGGTCAAGGTGGCCGATACGGTCGGAGCCGGCGATTCGTTTACGGCGGGCTTCTGCGCGGCGTGGCTCCACGGCTGCGACATAGCGACGGCCCATGCGCGGGGCGTAGCGGTTTCGGCCTATGTCTGCACGTGCGAGGGAGCGACGCCGCACCTACCCGAGGAGTTGACCCGCTTCGAATAG
- a CDS encoding BACON domain-containing protein yields the protein MKHVYRSIAVLSTTSLLLAGCSKSGPSEPPAPQVDRIVLTDGESSRDFSAEGGTWQIDFEVSADWTAEQVIPIAVQWYHFTPRQGKAGAGSVTVTVLPNTTDEARSAEIRLSAGRAEQILSITQQAGHVELTTESEVRVFLERLYRDTDGENWRFNANWCSDKPISEWDGVRYENGLLSLWLGEKYLKGQMDLSGCTVLVELRCAKNSLTKIDVSGCPLLREIDCTSNEITELNVAGCSSLDRLLCGYNQLTHLDLSTVPALTYLRCDYNRISAIDISACPWIATLNVAGNDLSALDVDGRTELRDLFCYENRLTQLDISGCEWLHLVNCGTNRLTELHVTGCSRLTDLYCYDNCLEQLDLEPLTAILEGLYCPGNRLTELDLKGFRQLTQLDCSNNALQRIDLTGCSTLQVFVCPRNELQALDLTTCKMLSQLDCTSNQLTELNLTSTPSLWKLYCRDNPILAEIPEAFDRLQVFEHDARYEYRTETDPTTGEERTAATDMGRGWWYPGEPEKGAHER from the coding sequence ATGAAACACGTGTATCGCAGCATTGCCGTTTTGAGTACGACGTCGCTTCTGCTGGCAGGGTGCTCAAAGTCCGGGCCTTCCGAGCCGCCGGCACCGCAGGTCGACCGGATCGTGCTGACCGATGGTGAGTCTTCTCGCGACTTTTCGGCCGAAGGCGGGACGTGGCAAATTGACTTCGAGGTCTCGGCAGACTGGACCGCCGAGCAGGTCATCCCGATCGCCGTACAGTGGTATCACTTCACCCCGAGGCAGGGCAAGGCCGGAGCCGGAAGTGTAACCGTCACCGTGCTGCCCAACACAACGGACGAAGCCCGCAGCGCCGAGATCCGTCTTTCGGCCGGGCGGGCCGAACAGATTTTGTCCATAACCCAGCAGGCCGGTCATGTCGAACTCACGACCGAGTCCGAAGTGCGGGTTTTTCTCGAACGGCTCTATCGCGATACGGACGGTGAAAACTGGCGGTTCAACGCCAACTGGTGCAGCGACAAGCCTATCTCCGAATGGGACGGTGTACGCTACGAAAACGGGCTGCTGAGTCTTTGGCTCGGCGAAAAGTACCTCAAGGGGCAGATGGACCTCTCGGGGTGTACAGTGCTCGTCGAGTTGCGCTGTGCCAAAAACAGTCTCACGAAAATCGACGTGTCGGGGTGCCCGCTGCTCAGGGAGATCGACTGCACCAGCAATGAGATCACCGAATTGAACGTCGCAGGATGCTCATCACTCGACAGACTGCTATGCGGATACAACCAGCTGACGCACCTCGACCTTTCGACGGTCCCCGCGCTGACTTATCTCAGATGCGACTACAACCGGATTTCGGCAATCGACATCTCGGCATGCCCCTGGATTGCGACGCTGAACGTGGCCGGGAACGACCTCTCGGCTCTGGATGTAGACGGCCGCACGGAATTACGCGACCTCTTCTGCTACGAGAACCGCCTCACGCAGCTCGATATCTCCGGATGCGAGTGGCTTCACCTGGTCAACTGCGGAACGAACCGATTGACCGAACTCCATGTCACCGGATGCAGTCGTCTTACGGATCTCTATTGTTACGACAATTGTCTCGAACAACTCGACCTCGAACCGCTCACCGCAATCCTCGAAGGGCTATACTGTCCGGGCAACCGCCTTACGGAACTCGACCTGAAGGGTTTCCGGCAACTTACCCAGCTGGATTGCTCAAACAACGCCTTGCAAAGGATCGACCTGACGGGCTGTTCGACCCTGCAGGTCTTCGTATGTCCGCGGAACGAACTTCAGGCACTCGACCTCACCACGTGCAAAATGCTCTCCCAGCTGGACTGCACGTCGAACCAGCTGACGGAACTCAACCTGACAAGTACCCCCTCGCTGTGGAAGCTCTATTGCCGGGACAATCCGATTCTGGCGGAGATTCCCGAGGCATTCGACCGGTTACAGGTATTCGAGCACGATGCCCGTTACGAATACCGTACCGAGACGGACCCAACAACGGGCGAGGAGCGCACCGCAGCTACCGACATGGGCCGCGGTTGGTGGTATCCCGGCGAACCGGAGAAAGGGGCTCACGAACGTTAA
- a CDS encoding site-specific integrase, whose amino-acid sequence MERTTFGLLFYIRRDKTNKKGEAPVFMRLTINGERADASIKRFIEPHAWNSAKGKANEKSRGGKDLNLYLDAISANILRIQRDLELDKKEVSAQIILNRYLGKAQSDRHTLMEVFRAHNEKCRELSGISLAPATMIRYETTLRLTEAFLRTTYKKEDCYLDEVTNQFIEDFEFFLKTVRRCCHNTTSKYLMNSKKIVRIALAKGWMKKDPFAQVHFHFEPVEREFLEKQELKTMLNKAISIPRLAQVRGIFCFCCLTGLAFMDVQQLKPEHLVADIHGKIWIRKARQKTKNMCNIPLLDEAQKILDRYKDHPYCQTHGVLLPVCSNQKMNSYLKELADICGIRKNLSTHTARHWHQKYLLNERYLQKFTS is encoded by the coding sequence ATGGAAAGGACAACATTCGGACTGTTGTTTTACATTCGGCGGGACAAGACCAACAAAAAAGGCGAAGCTCCCGTATTTATGCGTCTGACAATCAACGGAGAACGTGCTGACGCCTCGATCAAACGCTTCATCGAGCCGCACGCCTGGAACTCGGCAAAAGGAAAAGCCAACGAAAAAAGCCGCGGCGGAAAGGATTTGAACCTGTACCTGGACGCCATTTCCGCCAACATTCTGCGGATTCAAAGAGACCTCGAACTCGACAAGAAAGAGGTGTCTGCCCAGATCATACTGAACCGCTATCTGGGCAAGGCGCAGTCGGACCGTCACACGCTGATGGAGGTCTTCCGCGCCCACAACGAAAAGTGCAGGGAGCTGTCGGGCATCAGCCTCGCTCCGGCAACGATGATCCGCTACGAAACCACGCTACGGCTGACCGAGGCGTTCCTGCGCACGACCTACAAAAAAGAGGACTGCTATCTGGATGAGGTCACGAATCAGTTTATCGAAGACTTCGAGTTTTTTCTCAAGACCGTCCGGCGGTGCTGCCACAACACGACTTCGAAGTACCTCATGAACTCCAAGAAGATTGTCCGCATTGCGCTGGCCAAAGGTTGGATGAAGAAGGATCCCTTCGCCCAGGTTCACTTCCATTTCGAGCCGGTCGAACGGGAATTTCTCGAGAAACAGGAGTTGAAAACCATGCTCAACAAGGCGATCTCTATTCCCCGATTGGCGCAGGTCCGCGGCATCTTCTGTTTCTGCTGTCTGACGGGGCTGGCCTTTATGGACGTACAACAACTCAAACCCGAGCATCTGGTGGCGGACATCCACGGCAAGATCTGGATCCGCAAGGCGCGGCAGAAGACCAAGAACATGTGCAACATTCCGCTGCTTGACGAGGCGCAAAAGATCCTCGACCGTTACAAGGATCACCCCTACTGCCAGACGCACGGAGTGCTGCTCCCCGTATGCAGCAACCAAAAGATGAACTCCTACCTGAAGGAGTTGGCCGACATCTGCGGCATCCGCAAGAATCTCTCAACGCACACCGCAAGGCATTGGCATCAGAAGTACTTGCTGAATGAGAGATATTTACAGAAGTTTACCAGTTGA
- a CDS encoding XRE family transcriptional regulator, with the protein MNERVKLIRKQLGMTQEQLAQRLGIGKAALSMIETGKAGLSSRNRNILVQELNVNPEWLETGTGKMFNAEPDLTAYMHRTDNSLPLQSVPLYSIEGTAGLVPLFTDQHQMKPVNYIHIPNLPKCDGAIYIVGDSMYPLLKSGDIVLYKQLKNIDDVFWGDMYLLSIDIDGEEYVTVKYIQKSDRPGYVKLVSQNPHHADKEVEISRIRAIALVKASIRMNSIR; encoded by the coding sequence ATGAACGAACGGGTAAAACTGATACGGAAACAGCTCGGAATGACGCAAGAGCAGCTGGCTCAGCGACTTGGAATCGGCAAGGCAGCCCTTTCGATGATCGAGACCGGCAAGGCGGGACTCTCGTCGCGCAACCGCAACATCCTGGTTCAGGAATTGAACGTCAACCCGGAGTGGCTCGAAACCGGCACGGGCAAGATGTTCAATGCCGAACCCGACCTGACAGCCTACATGCACCGCACGGACAATTCGCTGCCGCTACAGAGTGTCCCCCTCTACTCGATCGAGGGGACGGCCGGGCTCGTACCGCTGTTTACCGACCAGCACCAGATGAAGCCCGTCAACTACATCCACATCCCCAACCTGCCGAAGTGCGACGGAGCCATCTACATTGTCGGCGACTCGATGTACCCGCTGCTCAAGAGCGGCGACATCGTCCTCTACAAACAGCTCAAGAACATCGACGACGTCTTCTGGGGGGACATGTACCTGCTGTCGATCGACATCGACGGCGAGGAGTATGTCACCGTGAAATACATCCAGAAATCCGACCGTCCGGGTTATGTCAAACTCGTCAGCCAGAACCCCCATCACGCCGACAAGGAGGTCGAAATTTCGCGCATCCGCGCCATCGCGCTGGTCAAGGCCAGCATCCGCATGAACTCCATTCGATAA
- the terL gene encoding phage terminase large subunit, giving the protein MVKKTESVSAGVSPAEIFVPDIGELCFPGAAEPPSFTEFALGVYPFLELQPFHRVYYRVLEAFARGRVRRLMVTMPPQHGKSVGSTTLLPAYMLGLDPDLRVAIASYSGSLASKFNRRVQRILDSREYGAFFPATCIKQGSKPPGYIRTSEEVEVIDHRGGLLSVGREGSLTGNRVDCFILDDLYKDAMEANSPLVRANCWEWYTSVVRTRMHNASRELIVFTRWHEEDLIGTLMRREPVEELRTWAQLERPSADGWLHLNFEALKASPATELDPRQPGEALWETQHGATLLAAKRRLDPVQFEAMYQGHPTVREGLLYGLNFTEYDELPHEIVRRANYTDTADTGDDYLCSISYAVDADGVIYVTDAVYSRAPMEETEPLVGDLLVRSATRQALIESNNGGRGFARAVQALAPDVRVEWFHQSANKEARILSNAATVLHLVRWPRGWNLRWPDLYAHLTTYRRKFRSNRWHDAADVVTGIVEHEVVDRSRKRLRGVRFA; this is encoded by the coding sequence ATGGTTAAAAAAACCGAATCGGTCTCTGCGGGAGTCTCTCCCGCAGAGATTTTTGTTCCCGACATCGGGGAGTTGTGCTTTCCCGGAGCGGCCGAGCCCCCTTCGTTCACGGAGTTCGCCCTGGGGGTCTATCCGTTTCTCGAACTGCAGCCCTTTCACCGGGTCTATTACCGCGTGCTGGAGGCTTTTGCCCGGGGGCGAGTGCGCCGGCTCATGGTGACGATGCCCCCGCAGCACGGCAAGAGTGTCGGCTCCACGACGCTGCTGCCGGCCTACATGCTGGGGCTCGATCCCGATCTGCGGGTGGCGATCGCCTCCTATTCGGGGTCGCTGGCCTCGAAGTTCAACCGCCGCGTGCAGCGCATCCTCGACTCGCGCGAGTACGGGGCCTTCTTCCCTGCGACCTGCATCAAGCAGGGGTCCAAACCGCCCGGCTACATCCGCACCTCGGAGGAGGTCGAGGTGATCGACCACCGGGGCGGGCTGCTTTCGGTCGGACGCGAGGGTTCGCTGACGGGCAACCGCGTCGACTGCTTCATCCTGGACGATCTCTACAAGGATGCCATGGAGGCCAATTCGCCGCTGGTGCGGGCCAACTGCTGGGAGTGGTATACGTCGGTGGTGCGGACGCGCATGCACAACGCCTCGCGCGAACTGATCGTCTTCACGCGCTGGCACGAGGAGGATCTCATCGGGACACTCATGCGGCGCGAACCGGTCGAGGAGCTTCGCACGTGGGCCCAGCTCGAGCGTCCGTCGGCCGACGGGTGGCTCCACCTGAACTTCGAGGCGCTGAAGGCCTCGCCCGCAACGGAACTCGACCCGCGGCAGCCGGGTGAGGCACTCTGGGAGACGCAGCACGGCGCCACGCTGCTGGCAGCCAAGCGGCGGTTGGATCCCGTGCAGTTCGAGGCGATGTACCAGGGTCACCCGACCGTGCGCGAGGGGTTGTTGTACGGGCTGAACTTCACGGAGTACGACGAACTGCCCCACGAGATCGTCCGCCGCGCCAACTACACCGATACGGCCGATACGGGCGACGACTACCTCTGTTCGATCTCCTATGCGGTCGATGCGGACGGGGTGATCTACGTGACGGACGCCGTCTATTCGCGGGCGCCGATGGAGGAGACCGAGCCGCTGGTGGGGGATCTGCTCGTGCGCTCGGCAACGCGGCAGGCCCTCATCGAGAGCAACAACGGCGGGCGGGGTTTTGCCCGGGCCGTGCAGGCGCTGGCTCCGGATGTACGGGTGGAGTGGTTCCACCAGAGTGCCAACAAGGAGGCGCGCATTCTGTCGAATGCCGCCACGGTGCTCCATCTGGTGCGGTGGCCGCGGGGGTGGAACCTGCGCTGGCCCGACCTCTACGCCCATCTGACGACCTATCGGCGCAAGTTCCGCTCCAACCGCTGGCACGATGCGGCGGACGTCGTGACGGGAATCGTCGAGCACGAAGTGGTGGACCGCAGCCGCAAAAGGCTGCGCGGCGTCCGCTTCGCATAG
- a CDS encoding 2-oxoacid:acceptor oxidoreductase subunit alpha, whose translation MEHSNVRELQDVVIRFSGDSGDGMQLTGTLFSDTSALLGNGTSTFPDYPAEIRAPQGTVAGVSGFQVHFGDHREINPGDYCDVLVAMNPAALKANRKWLKPEATVIIDGDSITEEHLKKAGFKTLDPLAELGLDEYNVVMPDITSMTREALKETGLDNKAVTKCKNMFALGICFWLFDRPEEYALRYLDTKFAKKNPAVAEANKLAIKAGYNYAANTHQFASHYTVAPAAREKGTYRSINGNVATAWGLCAAAEKAGLPLFCGSYPITPATVILEELAKRKDLGVKTVQAEDEIAGICTAIGAAFAGNFAVTTTSGPGLSLKSEALGLAVMTELPLVVVDVQRGGPSTGLPTKTEQSDLMQALYGRNGECPVIVVAASSPSDCFHYAFEAGRLAMEHMTPVVLLTDGFIANGSEPWRIPSMKDYPKICPPIVDVAPEGGFMPYVRNEQLARGWAFPGKVGLEHRVGGLEKDAVKGSISHDPANHQKMVDTRAAKVAKVVDDIPAQTVWGDQEGELLVVGWGGTRGHLQNAVDEMRREGHKVSLCHFNYINPLPHGVREIFARFRRIVVCELNEGQFANYLRQNFQEFRYEQYNKCEGQPFTVVELKEKFESLLK comes from the coding sequence ATGGAACATTCCAACGTGAGGGAGTTGCAGGATGTGGTCATTCGATTCTCCGGAGATTCGGGCGACGGCATGCAGCTCACGGGTACGCTCTTCTCCGACACCTCGGCGCTGCTGGGCAACGGAACCTCGACCTTCCCGGACTATCCGGCCGAAATCCGCGCTCCGCAAGGTACCGTAGCCGGCGTCTCCGGTTTCCAGGTCCACTTCGGCGATCACCGCGAAATCAACCCCGGTGATTATTGCGACGTGCTGGTGGCGATGAATCCCGCCGCCCTGAAGGCCAACCGCAAATGGCTGAAACCCGAAGCTACGGTCATCATCGACGGCGACTCCATCACCGAAGAGCACCTCAAAAAGGCGGGCTTCAAGACCCTCGATCCGCTGGCCGAACTCGGTCTGGACGAGTACAACGTCGTGATGCCCGACATCACCTCGATGACGCGCGAGGCCCTCAAGGAGACCGGGCTGGACAACAAGGCCGTCACCAAGTGCAAGAACATGTTTGCCCTGGGCATCTGCTTCTGGCTCTTCGACCGTCCCGAGGAGTATGCCCTGCGCTATCTGGACACAAAATTCGCCAAGAAGAACCCGGCCGTGGCCGAGGCCAACAAACTCGCCATCAAGGCCGGATACAACTACGCCGCCAATACCCACCAGTTCGCCAGCCACTACACCGTGGCACCCGCCGCACGCGAGAAGGGAACCTACCGCTCGATCAACGGCAACGTCGCCACGGCCTGGGGTCTGTGCGCCGCCGCCGAGAAGGCTGGACTGCCGCTGTTCTGCGGCTCGTACCCCATTACGCCGGCCACGGTGATCCTCGAGGAACTGGCCAAACGCAAGGATCTCGGCGTGAAGACCGTTCAGGCCGAGGACGAGATCGCCGGCATCTGCACGGCAATCGGTGCCGCCTTTGCGGGCAACTTCGCCGTGACGACCACCTCGGGCCCGGGCCTTTCGCTCAAGAGCGAGGCGCTGGGGCTGGCGGTGATGACCGAACTGCCGCTCGTCGTGGTCGACGTACAGCGCGGCGGACCCTCGACGGGTCTGCCGACCAAGACCGAACAGAGCGACCTGATGCAGGCCCTCTACGGCCGCAACGGCGAGTGTCCGGTGATCGTGGTGGCCGCCTCGTCGCCGAGCGACTGCTTCCACTACGCCTTCGAGGCCGGACGTCTGGCCATGGAACACATGACCCCCGTGGTGCTGCTCACCGACGGCTTCATCGCCAACGGTTCCGAACCGTGGCGCATCCCCTCGATGAAGGATTATCCGAAGATCTGCCCGCCGATCGTCGACGTGGCACCCGAGGGCGGCTTCATGCCCTACGTGCGCAACGAACAGCTGGCCCGCGGCTGGGCCTTCCCGGGCAAGGTGGGACTCGAACACCGCGTCGGCGGTCTGGAGAAGGATGCCGTCAAGGGCAGCATCTCCCACGACCCGGCCAACCACCAGAAGATGGTCGACACGCGTGCCGCCAAGGTGGCCAAGGTCGTCGACGACATTCCCGCACAAACGGTCTGGGGCGATCAGGAGGGTGAACTGCTCGTCGTCGGCTGGGGTGGAACGCGCGGACACCTTCAGAACGCCGTCGACGAGATGCGTCGCGAAGGCCACAAGGTTTCGCTGTGCCACTTCAACTACATCAACCCGCTGCCCCACGGCGTGCGCGAAATCTTCGCACGGTTCCGCCGCATCGTGGTCTGCGAGCTCAACGAAGGGCAATTTGCCAACTACCTGCGCCAGAACTTCCAGGAGTTCCGCTACGAACAGTACAACAAGTGCGAAGGCCAACCCTTCACGGTGGTCGAGCTGAAAGAAAAATTCGAATCCTTACTGAAATAA